A stretch of the Aphis gossypii isolate Hap1 chromosome 2, ASM2018417v2, whole genome shotgun sequence genome encodes the following:
- the LOC114131643 gene encoding myeloid leukemia factor isoform X1: MFPNALTTDMFGNDNPYRNSMRQMDQMMNSFFGGGFPDPMAGMMMPFGGGMFGNFGSMMGNMNSSMNMMLSGNQPGQSFSSSSTFMSYSSNGPNGQPQVYKASTSTRTGPGGIKETKKAVCDSRTGVKKLAIGHHIGDRAHIVERQQNLYSGDQEENQEYINLEDDEAEEFNNEWRNKAQNLNSHRSRYLPYTHRVQNSSVPLKRHLKALPPPPSTLRSSEVLPIESQQDQGRKRAAKQRTPKKIQQYPVNDA; encoded by the exons AAATTCAATGCGCCAAATGGACCAAATGatgaattcattttttggTGGTGGATTTCCTGATCCGATGGCTGGCATGATGATGCCATTTGGTGGTGGAATGTTTGGAAATTTTGGTTCTATGATGGGTAATATGAATAGTTCTATGAATATGATGCTCAGTGGTAATCAACCAGGCCAATCATTCAGTAGCAGCAGTACATTTATGTCATACTCATCAAATGGACCGAATGGACAACCTCAA GTATATAAAGCTTCCACTTCTACACGTACCGGTCCAGGAGgaataaaagaaacaaaaaaagcaGTTTGTGATTCAAGGACAGGTGTTAAGAAGTTGGCTATTGGACATCATATTGGAGACCGTGCACACATTGTTGAACgtcaacaaaatttatattcaggAGACCAAGAAGAAAAccaagaatatattaatttagaagatg atgaaGCAGAAGAGTTCAACAATGAATGGCGCAATAAAGCTCAAAACTTGAATTCACATCGTAGTCGTTATTTGCCCTACACTCATAG AGTTCAAAATTCTTCAGTTCCTTTAAAAAGGCATCTCAAGGCATTACCCCCTCCTCCTTCAACATTACGTAGCAG tgAGGTGTTGCCTATAGAAAGTCAGCAAGATCAAGGAAGAAAACGTGCAGCAAAGCAGCGAACCCCTAAAAAGATCCAACAATATCCTGTTAATGACGCCTAA
- the LOC114131642 gene encoding uncharacterized protein LOC114131642 has translation LETRPSPDNHNNDDEYAFWLNYGQKADDWPIGQPVPLPKWGSSRPPLVVSSIEEYEELTRQFENEVQLLLQEYNYDSITNFIKFYNEFKNGKYETLEYFFRKYQPPLTKNANTCVGLGLLLIGKLALLESRFPGVKNSLYLVSCEESIESHEGYISNDYPDPWVSDKEHVMVAMQIEINGRGGVILLDPGYQIGRVITVMIDQQYPHTGRFVPSSCPQKEYCYQTMVGEKYVQWSVWNGSNKPETNLVYVGASYHSPVSVTERRNLVYNFRSLLATNNKGHLLAGVYFKAALQSTFTLFCDDDEDPTIKHRIKVPSDKFITLNEIDNEVEKILNTSSKHLKMTKVQFCNILSEVAKILEDNDFLDQMCKINDDIFKLGVDENNNNEGVNNYNLSG, from the exons CTCGAAACCCGGCCTTCTCCTGACAACCACAATAATGATGATGAGTATGCATTTTGGCTGAACTATGGCCAGAAAGCGGACGACTGGCCAATTGGTCAGCCAGTGCCCTTGCCAAAATGGGGTAGTTCAAGGCCACCCCTCGTGGTCAGCTCTATTGAGGAATATGAAGAGCTGACCAgacaatttgaaaatgaagtacaattattacttcaggaatataattatgattcaatAACAAACTtcatcaa attttataatgaattcaaaaatggaaaatatgaAACACTGGAATACTTCTTTAGAAAATATCAACCACCATTaactaaaaatgcaaatacCTGTGTTGGTCTTGGTTTGTTGTTGATTGGTAAACTGGCATTGTTGGAAAGCAGATTTCCTGGTGTTAAAAATAGCCTTTATTTGGTGTCTTGTGAAGAATCTATAGAG agcCATGAGGGATACATTAGTAATGACTATCCAGACCCATGGGTAAGTGATAAAGAACATGTTATGGTTGCAATGCAAATTGAAATCAATGGTCGTGGTGGTGTGATATTGTTGGATCCAGGTTATCAAATTGGTAGAGTTATTACTGTAATGATCGATCAACAATATCCTCATACtg GTCGTTTTGTTCCATCATCTTGTCCTCAAAAAGAGTATTGTTATCAAACAATGGTCGGTGAAAAGTATGTGCAATGGTCCGTATGGAACGGATCAAACAAACCAGAAACCAACTTGGTGTATGTAGGAGCATCTTATCATTCTCCAGTGTCTGTGACTGAACGTcgaaatttagtttataacttTAGAAGCTTATTGGCCACCAATAACAAAGGTCATTTATTAGCtggtgtttattttaaagcaGCACTTCAGTCCACATTCACATTGTTTTGTGATGATGATGAAGATCCAACAATTAAACACCGAATTAAAGTTCCatctgataaatttattacattaaat gaaatCGACAATGAGGTTGAAAAGATACTTAATACAAGTAGTAAACATCTTAAGATGACCAAGGttcaattttgtaatatactatCTGAAGttgcaaaaatattagaaGACAACGACTTTCTTGATCAAATGTGCAAAATTAATGATGATATCTTTAAACTTGGTGTTgatgaaaataacaataatgaaggcgttaataattacaatttatctgGTTAA
- the LOC114131643 gene encoding myeloid leukemia factor isoform X2, protein MFPNALTTDMFGNDNPYRNSMRQMDQMMNSFFGGGFPDPMAGMMMPFGGGMFGNFGSMMGNMNSSMNMMLSGNQPGQSFSSSSTFMSYSSNGPNGQPQVYKASTSTRTGPGGIKETKKAVCDSRTGVKKLAIGHHIGDRAHIVERQQNLYSGDQEENQEYINLEDDEAEEFNNEWRNKAQNLNSHRSRYLPYTHSEVLPIESQQDQGRKRAAKQRTPKKIQQYPVNDA, encoded by the exons AAATTCAATGCGCCAAATGGACCAAATGatgaattcattttttggTGGTGGATTTCCTGATCCGATGGCTGGCATGATGATGCCATTTGGTGGTGGAATGTTTGGAAATTTTGGTTCTATGATGGGTAATATGAATAGTTCTATGAATATGATGCTCAGTGGTAATCAACCAGGCCAATCATTCAGTAGCAGCAGTACATTTATGTCATACTCATCAAATGGACCGAATGGACAACCTCAA GTATATAAAGCTTCCACTTCTACACGTACCGGTCCAGGAGgaataaaagaaacaaaaaaagcaGTTTGTGATTCAAGGACAGGTGTTAAGAAGTTGGCTATTGGACATCATATTGGAGACCGTGCACACATTGTTGAACgtcaacaaaatttatattcaggAGACCAAGAAGAAAAccaagaatatattaatttagaagatg atgaaGCAGAAGAGTTCAACAATGAATGGCGCAATAAAGCTCAAAACTTGAATTCACATCGTAGTCGTTATTTGCCCTACACTCATAG tgAGGTGTTGCCTATAGAAAGTCAGCAAGATCAAGGAAGAAAACGTGCAGCAAAGCAGCGAACCCCTAAAAAGATCCAACAATATCCTGTTAATGACGCCTAA